In one Massilia endophytica genomic region, the following are encoded:
- a CDS encoding RHS repeat-associated core domain-containing protein, producing MKTHALKLAVCIAALLPAVAGAQDMTHYEYDAEGRLTRVVNPTGQATVQAYDKLGRIAKQILPQPAPIQPAPAISYAYDQQDQLIGVTDPRNLTTRYTVNGIGDRSLTASPDTGSTSYVVDATGNVVQMRDARGQVTNFSYDALHRLTRASYASGTPTTFEYDTGSPGAIGKVSRMTDESGQTRYRYDGKGRLLAKEQTTGAKTFIVSYEYGQSGSALGKVTSMRYPSGNRIQFAYSDAGRLQQMTLVTADALTIPLLQDIRHQPFGPVLSWTWGSPTLGAARNYIRQYDLDGRLVGYDLGAGVFRKLQYDAAGRIVRTQHSDRLQAKPPHTALDQSYAYDNLDRLTHFTGAGTSQGYRYDENGNRVTSTFGASTYVNTYDKFSNRLLATSGPPSARMLTYDAMGNLVSDGSTNYIYNARGRMQAALTGSGKVTYAYNGLGERVLKTGPESLIKGGRLHFVYDPMEPLILGEYDASGQTIQETVYLGNTPVAVVRPGANKSRPGIYYVYADHIDTPRVLIDSERNATIWRWDNSDPYALTAPTENPSGPEAFTYNLRFPGQYYDSETALHHNYHRDYEPLTGRYVQSDPIGLEGGINTYSYVHNNPLGRVDPLGLSDIVFNRATGTITITDRSGNPVGTYPAANNTTSTSNGPWPNGTYPYSHHRPHPESGITGRFGSNGNFVFSVPGRSGMGVHSGRGGPQSKTEGCIRTSDEATSFLRALHSTDPIQTITVQ from the coding sequence ATGAAAACCCACGCACTCAAACTGGCGGTGTGTATTGCCGCCCTCCTTCCCGCCGTGGCTGGCGCACAGGACATGACACACTATGAATACGATGCGGAAGGCAGGCTCACACGGGTGGTCAACCCAACGGGTCAGGCCACTGTGCAGGCTTACGATAAGCTGGGAAGGATAGCAAAGCAGATTCTTCCCCAGCCTGCGCCAATCCAGCCAGCACCCGCCATCTCATACGCCTATGACCAGCAAGACCAGCTCATTGGCGTTACCGATCCGAGGAACTTAACGACCCGTTACACGGTCAATGGCATAGGAGACCGATCGCTGACGGCGAGCCCCGACACTGGTTCGACAAGCTATGTAGTGGACGCGACAGGCAATGTGGTGCAGATGAGAGACGCCCGGGGCCAAGTCACCAACTTCTCCTACGACGCTTTGCACCGCCTGACGAGAGCAAGCTATGCAAGCGGCACGCCAACCACATTCGAGTACGACACCGGCTCACCCGGCGCTATCGGAAAGGTAAGCAGAATGACCGACGAATCCGGACAAACGCGCTACCGCTACGATGGCAAAGGCAGACTGTTGGCTAAGGAGCAAACCACCGGCGCGAAAACGTTCATCGTGAGCTATGAATACGGCCAGAGTGGCAGCGCCCTCGGCAAGGTGACATCCATGCGCTACCCAAGCGGCAACCGCATTCAGTTTGCCTACAGCGACGCAGGCCGGCTCCAACAAATGACGCTCGTGACCGCCGATGCCCTGACCATCCCGCTGCTGCAGGATATCCGTCACCAGCCATTTGGTCCCGTTCTCTCGTGGACTTGGGGCAGCCCCACCCTTGGCGCCGCACGCAATTACATTCGCCAATACGATCTGGATGGGAGACTCGTAGGATATGACCTGGGCGCCGGAGTATTCCGCAAGCTCCAATATGACGCCGCAGGCAGGATAGTACGCACCCAGCACAGCGACCGGCTGCAAGCAAAGCCGCCGCATACAGCACTGGATCAGTCCTACGCCTACGACAATCTCGACCGCCTCACCCACTTCACCGGTGCGGGCACCTCACAGGGTTACCGCTATGATGAGAATGGAAACCGCGTGACCTCGACTTTCGGCGCCAGTACCTATGTGAACACCTACGACAAGTTCAGCAACCGCCTGCTGGCGACAAGCGGCCCGCCGTCTGCAAGGATGCTGACCTACGACGCCATGGGAAACCTTGTCAGCGACGGTAGCACCAACTACATCTACAACGCACGCGGCCGTATGCAGGCAGCGCTCACCGGTAGCGGAAAAGTCACCTACGCCTACAACGGCTTAGGCGAGCGCGTACTCAAAACCGGCCCAGAATCCCTCATCAAAGGGGGAAGGCTCCACTTCGTCTACGACCCAATGGAACCGCTGATCCTGGGCGAGTACGATGCATCCGGCCAAACTATTCAGGAAACAGTCTATCTCGGCAACACTCCGGTCGCGGTTGTAAGGCCAGGAGCAAACAAGTCGCGACCCGGCATCTACTACGTTTACGCAGACCACATCGACACCCCACGAGTGCTAATTGATTCGGAACGAAATGCGACCATATGGCGCTGGGATAATTCCGATCCGTATGCCCTGACAGCGCCGACCGAAAACCCCTCAGGGCCCGAAGCCTTCACCTACAACCTTCGCTTTCCTGGGCAGTACTATGATTCCGAAACTGCACTTCATCATAACTACCATCGAGATTACGAACCCCTGACAGGACGATACGTCCAAAGTGATCCGATTGGGCTAGAAGGAGGGATCAACACCTATTCTTATGTTCACAACAATCCCCTTGGCAGGGTGGACCCACTTGGTTTGTCAGATATCGTTTTCAATCGCGCAACAGGCACGATCACGATCACAGACCGTAGTGGCAATCCCGTGGGGACGTATCCTGCCGCGAACAATACGACCTCGACAAGCAACGGGCCTTGGCCCAACGGCACCTATCCCTACTCGCATCATCGGCCACATCCAGAAAGCGGCATCACGGGTCGGTTTGGCTCAAACGGAAACTTTGTGTTCTCCGTGCCAGGACGTTCTGGCATGGGAGTCCATTCTGGGCGCGGTGGTCCACAATCTAAAACAGAGGGCTGCATTCGTACGTCCGACGAGGCGACGAGTTTTCTTCGTGCGCTACATTCAACCGATCCAATTCAAACTATTACGGTGCAATAA
- a CDS encoding cache domain-containing protein, translating to MKYLFRHLLLALFALAVGGSASAQSTHRGTADEAVAMVKKAVAYLEKNGRAKAIAAFNDPKGEFINGDLYVFMFGTTGDERGVALAHGQNPKMVNKNLVELNAGGVYPIKEFLKIAGSPAGKGWVSYKWPNSVSKNLEDKSTYVEKAGDVLIGVGIYK from the coding sequence ATGAAATACCTGTTCCGTCACCTGCTGCTGGCCCTGTTTGCCCTCGCTGTCGGCGGCTCCGCTTCCGCCCAATCCACCCATCGCGGCACGGCCGACGAGGCGGTGGCCATGGTCAAGAAAGCGGTCGCCTATCTGGAAAAGAACGGCCGCGCCAAGGCGATTGCCGCCTTCAACGATCCGAAAGGCGAGTTCATCAACGGCGACCTGTATGTCTTCATGTTCGGCACCACCGGCGATGAACGCGGCGTGGCCCTGGCCCACGGCCAGAACCCGAAAATGGTGAACAAGAACCTGGTGGAGCTGAATGCGGGCGGGGTTTACCCCATCAAGGAGTTCCTGAAGATCGCCGGCAGCCCCGCCGGCAAGGGCTGGGTGTCATATAAATGGCCGAATTCGGTCAGCAAGAATCTCGAAGATAAGTCCACTTACGTCGAGAAGGCGGGCGATGTGCTGATTGGAGTTGGTATTTATAAATAA
- a CDS encoding LysR family transcriptional regulator, with the protein MDQLRAMEIFVEVARLRSFSGAARKLGMTRAMVSKHVLQLEDRLGARLLHRSTREVSLTDAGQAYLEPCSAAVLQAQEAARVVTHAGAELAGPLRIQAPSSFGSEWLADSLARFCLPHPQLQPLLHVDDALLDPIEHGFDLTIRVGGIPDSSALAIRPLAPCRGVLCASPAYLAKFGQPKAPEDLHAHRCLHFSHLTGGTAWHFRRGAEETTIRVKAAFTANNGLVLQHAALRGLGIVYSTSFLAWRELLDGSLVQVLPEWELPLNHLSALYPASRRPSPKVRALIDFLLAEYSPVPPWDRALGIRQA; encoded by the coding sequence ATGGACCAGCTGAGGGCAATGGAGATTTTCGTGGAGGTGGCGCGCCTGCGCAGCTTCAGCGGCGCCGCGCGCAAGCTGGGCATGACGCGCGCCATGGTGAGCAAGCATGTGCTCCAGCTGGAGGACAGGCTGGGCGCCCGCCTGCTGCACCGCTCCACCCGCGAAGTGAGCCTCACGGACGCGGGCCAGGCCTACCTCGAACCCTGCTCCGCCGCCGTGCTCCAGGCGCAGGAGGCGGCGCGGGTAGTGACCCACGCGGGAGCGGAGCTGGCAGGTCCACTGCGCATCCAGGCGCCGTCCAGTTTCGGCAGCGAGTGGCTGGCCGATTCGCTGGCCCGTTTCTGCCTGCCGCATCCGCAATTGCAGCCGCTCCTGCACGTGGACGACGCGCTGCTCGATCCCATCGAACACGGTTTCGACCTCACCATCCGCGTCGGCGGTATTCCCGACAGCAGCGCGCTCGCCATCCGTCCTCTCGCGCCATGCCGTGGCGTTCTGTGCGCCTCGCCCGCCTATCTCGCCAAGTTCGGCCAGCCGAAGGCGCCGGAAGACCTGCACGCCCACCGCTGCCTGCACTTCAGCCACCTCACGGGCGGCACGGCCTGGCATTTCCGGCGCGGCGCCGAAGAGACCACCATCCGCGTCAAGGCGGCATTCACCGCCAACAATGGACTGGTGCTGCAGCATGCGGCGCTGCGAGGGCTGGGCATTGTGTACAGCACCAGCTTCCTCGCCTGGCGCGAGCTGCTGGACGGCAGCCTGGTGCAGGTGCTGCCGGAGTGGGAACTGCCGCTGAATCACCTGAGCGCACTGTATCCGGCCAGCCGCAGGCCTTCGCCGAAGGTGCGCGCGCTGATCGATTTCCTGCTGGCGGAATACAGCCCTGTGCCGCCCTGGGACAGGGCGCTGGGCATCAGGCAGGCGTGA
- a CDS encoding phytanoyl-CoA dioxygenase family protein, producing the protein MLSAAQKEQYQKDGYIVIPGFKSLEEIAALRARAAQIVNEFDPSVAQGIFTTKEQEKKADEYFLRSDNAVRCFFEEEAFGPDGQLKQAKELSINKIGHAMHDLDPVFRAFSTDVRLAAVARDLGLEQPQVWQSMYIFKQPGIGGEVRWHQDATYFDTTPISVTTFWFALEDATLENGCLWAEPGGHRSPLRERFVRKGDDISVEKLDSTPWPDDSTAVPLECKAGALVCFHGLLPHYSAPNRSPVSRHAYTLHATDARSEYSPLNWIQRDASFPVRGFI; encoded by the coding sequence ATGCTAAGCGCAGCCCAGAAAGAGCAGTACCAGAAGGACGGCTACATCGTCATCCCCGGCTTCAAGAGCCTCGAAGAGATTGCCGCGCTGCGCGCGCGGGCGGCCCAGATTGTCAACGAATTCGATCCATCGGTGGCCCAGGGCATCTTCACCACCAAGGAGCAGGAAAAGAAGGCGGACGAATACTTCCTGCGCTCAGATAACGCCGTGCGCTGCTTCTTCGAGGAAGAGGCTTTCGGCCCGGACGGCCAGCTGAAACAGGCCAAGGAGCTGTCGATCAACAAGATCGGGCACGCAATGCACGATCTCGACCCCGTGTTCCGCGCCTTCTCCACCGACGTCCGTCTTGCCGCCGTGGCGCGCGACCTGGGCCTGGAGCAGCCGCAGGTTTGGCAGTCCATGTACATCTTCAAGCAGCCCGGCATCGGCGGCGAGGTGCGCTGGCACCAGGACGCCACCTATTTCGACACCACGCCTATCAGCGTCACCACATTCTGGTTCGCGCTGGAAGACGCTACGCTGGAAAACGGCTGCCTGTGGGCCGAACCGGGCGGCCACCGCTCGCCGCTGCGCGAGCGCTTCGTGCGCAAGGGCGACGATATCTCCGTCGAGAAGCTGGACAGCACGCCCTGGCCCGACGACAGCACCGCCGTTCCCCTCGAATGCAAGGCGGGCGCGCTGGTCTGCTTCCACGGCCTGCTGCCGCATTACAGCGCCCCCAACCGCTCGCCCGTTTCGCGCCACGCCTATACCCTGCACGCGACGGATGCCCGCAGCGAGTATTCGCCGCTGAACTGGATCCAGCGCGACGCTTCCTTCCCGGTGCGGGGCTTCATCTGA
- a CDS encoding M29 family metallopeptidase — MPVFPAAVRDLAARNVRDTLAFAIEHAPPRRALVVFDRRSELNEVLTEAYRRALPDGEFIDFDTVAPQEVLDAFARLQPKDLVVLIQTTSFRLNDYRIRMELFKLGLKVIEHMHLSRMPGQQGLHYIEALAYDRDYYRGVGHALRARINGAQRAVVDSGGEQLVFASPFEEAKLNIGDYGAMKNVGGLFPIGEVFTEARDLEAVSGRVRVFVFGDTSFHVNRPATPITMIVEKGRVTGAENSTPEFDQMLGIIRAHEGEVWLRELGFGMNRAFSFERTVDDIGTYERMCGIHLSLGAKHGQYQKPQFKRKDARYHVDVFAITEAVYLDGERVYADGAWQITPA, encoded by the coding sequence ATGCCTGTTTTCCCAGCCGCCGTCCGGGACCTCGCCGCGCGCAATGTGCGCGACACCCTGGCCTTCGCCATCGAGCACGCGCCGCCCCGGCGCGCCCTCGTCGTGTTCGACCGCCGCAGCGAGCTGAACGAGGTGTTGACGGAAGCTTATCGCCGCGCCCTGCCGGACGGCGAGTTCATCGACTTCGACACCGTGGCGCCGCAGGAGGTGCTGGACGCCTTCGCACGCCTGCAGCCGAAGGACCTGGTGGTGCTGATCCAGACCACGAGCTTCCGCCTCAACGACTACCGCATCCGCATGGAGCTGTTCAAGCTGGGGCTCAAGGTGATCGAGCATATGCACCTGTCCCGCATGCCGGGACAGCAGGGCCTGCACTATATCGAGGCGCTGGCCTACGACCGGGACTACTACCGCGGCGTCGGCCACGCACTCAGGGCGCGCATCAACGGTGCGCAGCGCGCGGTGGTGGACAGCGGCGGCGAGCAGCTCGTCTTCGCCTCGCCCTTCGAGGAAGCGAAGCTGAATATCGGCGACTACGGCGCCATGAAGAACGTGGGCGGCCTCTTTCCCATCGGCGAAGTGTTCACCGAAGCGCGGGACCTGGAGGCAGTGAGCGGGCGTGTGCGGGTGTTCGTGTTCGGCGACACTTCCTTCCACGTCAACCGTCCCGCCACGCCGATCACCATGATCGTGGAAAAGGGCCGCGTCACCGGCGCCGAAAACAGCACACCCGAATTCGACCAGATGCTCGGCATCATCCGCGCCCACGAAGGCGAAGTGTGGCTGCGCGAACTGGGCTTTGGTATGAATCGCGCCTTCTCCTTCGAACGCACGGTGGACGACATCGGCACCTACGAGCGCATGTGCGGCATCCACCTTTCACTGGGCGCAAAGCACGGCCAGTACCAGAAGCCCCAGTTCAAGCGCAAGGACGCACGCTATCACGTGGACGTTTTTGCCATTACCGAAGCGGTTTACCTGGACGGCGAAAGGGTGTACGCGGACGGCGCCTGGCAGATCACGCCTGCCTGA
- a CDS encoding DUF6531 domain-containing protein: MKSLVFILLLLLQLPSLCHAQIDDSPGWVYGFPPRAAATPEEACRLNFRMWPDEFLYLEPAPLSGIWNGAYYHCWYRLKFTGTKYRLSTFLRCGPEEHRAWPGVCTRRIWRQPKAENCSSNEPSHKVGNPVTVTSGAKVEDEIDFVWGPTDLHRIARSYRSIREAMPAAAGRKLWSFSFQRSLSVLPASSASAPSLVTITDNDGSVEQYKQTDGRYQATASDTILTPIGPGFDKWAHLQPQGLLDIYEKAGEDYRLASTHAAGGAGIVYTYDQENRLTRITDTFGRIVDIEWTPEENISAIGNAGGSVAYEYEAVGTENRLVGTYRLRSVSQQTSDKEELATTRYHYTDGDTWQSRFLLESIEHDPDVKFAQFSYDDEGRVLSSEHAGTAYRHTFSYPNRSSTVVTDPLGAVRIYSYKAINQRERITEISQPGGSGCASAAHKLTYDRDGGLSSLVKFDGLKICFANHATRNLEISRIQGLSAAESCPAASAQPAPGQRKISTRWHPVWRLKTGIAEPLRITSYVYNGQPDPDGKVFTCANGGKLPDGSPIAVICKRIEQPTTDQTGAQGFAATAHGAARVTSYAYNAMGQILSSTEVSGAGGGNTTGYEYYSDTAPSHTSGDLHKVTDAKGHTTEYLEYTPSGLATSIRTPQGTVTERSYDALQRMTRHVIAAGTPDAETTSFSYNPAGLLSRVDLPDLSYLQYSYDQAERLTAITDKAGNSVEYTLDGMGNRIREEIRDASGTLTRQITRVYDVLNRLQDSTEKTK, from the coding sequence ATGAAGTCTCTCGTATTCATCCTTTTACTGCTGCTCCAACTTCCATCTCTATGCCATGCGCAGATCGACGATTCGCCAGGCTGGGTATATGGTTTTCCGCCCCGCGCGGCAGCGACACCAGAAGAAGCATGCCGGCTCAACTTCCGGATGTGGCCTGACGAGTTTCTATACCTTGAACCAGCCCCGCTCTCCGGCATCTGGAATGGCGCGTATTACCACTGCTGGTATCGCTTGAAATTTACTGGCACCAAATATCGCCTGAGTACCTTTCTGCGCTGTGGTCCCGAAGAACATCGCGCCTGGCCCGGCGTTTGTACGCGGCGCATCTGGCGCCAGCCCAAGGCCGAGAACTGCTCATCGAACGAGCCTTCGCACAAGGTAGGCAATCCTGTCACCGTGACGTCCGGGGCCAAGGTGGAAGACGAGATTGATTTTGTCTGGGGACCGACGGATCTCCACCGCATAGCGCGTTCCTACCGCTCCATACGTGAGGCGATGCCCGCCGCAGCGGGGCGGAAGCTCTGGTCTTTCTCATTCCAGCGAAGTCTCAGTGTCCTGCCAGCATCGTCTGCATCCGCTCCTTCGCTGGTCACAATTACAGATAACGACGGCAGCGTCGAACAGTACAAGCAAACGGATGGGCGCTATCAGGCAACCGCGTCGGATACCATTCTGACGCCGATTGGGCCCGGCTTTGACAAGTGGGCGCACCTGCAGCCGCAGGGGCTGTTGGACATTTACGAAAAAGCGGGCGAGGACTATCGGCTGGCGAGTACGCATGCCGCAGGCGGCGCCGGCATCGTCTACACGTATGACCAGGAAAACAGACTGACCCGGATCACGGATACCTTCGGCCGCATCGTCGATATCGAATGGACGCCTGAAGAAAATATCTCAGCGATAGGCAATGCAGGCGGCTCGGTAGCCTATGAGTATGAAGCGGTGGGCACGGAAAACCGGCTGGTCGGCACGTACAGGCTACGTTCCGTCTCGCAGCAGACGTCCGACAAGGAAGAACTTGCCACCACGCGCTACCACTACACGGACGGCGATACATGGCAGAGCCGCTTTCTTCTTGAGAGCATAGAACATGACCCGGACGTGAAGTTTGCCCAATTCAGTTACGACGACGAAGGTAGGGTCCTCAGTTCCGAGCACGCGGGTACAGCATATCGCCACACCTTCTCCTACCCGAACCGCAGCAGTACGGTCGTCACCGATCCGCTTGGGGCGGTACGGATATACTCGTACAAGGCAATCAATCAGCGGGAGCGCATCACTGAGATCAGCCAGCCTGGCGGTTCCGGCTGCGCGTCAGCAGCGCACAAGCTTACTTATGATCGCGATGGCGGGCTATCCAGCCTGGTGAAATTCGATGGCCTGAAAATCTGCTTCGCCAATCACGCTACGAGGAACCTGGAAATCAGCCGGATCCAGGGCTTGAGCGCTGCAGAAAGCTGCCCTGCCGCCAGTGCGCAACCGGCGCCGGGACAACGCAAGATATCGACGCGCTGGCACCCGGTATGGCGACTGAAGACCGGCATTGCCGAGCCGCTCAGGATCACGAGCTATGTCTACAACGGCCAGCCGGACCCGGACGGCAAAGTTTTCACCTGCGCCAACGGGGGCAAGCTGCCCGATGGATCACCGATAGCAGTGATCTGCAAGCGCATAGAGCAGCCCACGACCGACCAGACTGGTGCGCAAGGTTTCGCTGCAACGGCACATGGCGCTGCCCGCGTCACCAGCTACGCTTACAATGCCATGGGCCAGATTCTGTCCAGCACTGAAGTTTCAGGCGCAGGCGGCGGCAACACCACCGGATACGAATACTATTCCGATACCGCGCCATCGCACACTTCCGGCGACCTGCATAAGGTCACCGACGCCAAAGGCCACACTACCGAGTACCTGGAATACACCCCATCCGGCCTGGCCACCAGCATCCGTACGCCACAGGGAACAGTAACTGAGCGCAGCTACGACGCTTTGCAGCGCATGACCCGCCATGTTATTGCAGCAGGCACGCCAGATGCCGAGACCACAAGCTTCAGCTATAACCCTGCCGGACTTCTCAGCAGAGTGGACCTTCCCGATTTGTCCTACCTCCAGTACAGCTATGACCAGGCGGAGCGGCTGACGGCCATTACCGACAAGGCAGGCAACTCGGTCGAGTACACCCTGGACGGCATGGGCAACCGCATCCGCGAAGAAATCCGCGACGCCTCGGGAACGCTGACACGGCAGATAACGCGCGTGTACGACGTACTTAACCGCCTGCAGGACAGCACGGAGAAAACAAAATGA
- a CDS encoding sugar phosphate isomerase/epimerase family protein — protein MQVKIFAPHWGSNELPPEVFIARVLEAGFDGIEMSLPLDAAARGDWVRRIADAGLELIVAQWETVFHSGFEAHRRALGELLENACAARPLLVNSHTGKDFYSPQQNEELIALAAAVSREHGVDIVHEIHRSRFSGHPALLLPYLERLPQLQLTADLSHWCVACESLLEDQAGMLETVLPRVRHIHARVGHAQGPQVADFRAPEAAPELAAHLAWWDRIVSLRRAAGADTMTITPEFGPAPYTFTQPYTRQPVSNAWELNVAMLGLLRERYVAASSSS, from the coding sequence ATGCAGGTAAAGATCTTCGCCCCACACTGGGGCAGCAATGAGCTGCCGCCGGAAGTTTTCATCGCACGCGTTCTGGAAGCTGGCTTCGACGGTATCGAAATGTCCCTGCCGCTCGACGCGGCCGCGCGCGGCGACTGGGTGCGGCGCATTGCGGACGCGGGCCTGGAACTCATTGTCGCCCAATGGGAAACCGTATTCCACAGCGGCTTCGAGGCGCACCGCCGCGCCCTGGGCGAGCTGCTGGAGAATGCCTGCGCCGCCAGGCCGCTGCTGGTAAATTCGCACACGGGCAAGGACTTCTACAGCCCGCAGCAGAACGAGGAGCTGATTGCCCTCGCCGCCGCGGTCTCGCGCGAACACGGTGTGGACATCGTCCACGAAATTCACCGCAGCCGCTTCAGCGGCCATCCCGCCTTGCTGCTGCCCTACCTGGAGCGCCTGCCGCAGCTGCAGCTGACGGCCGATCTCTCCCACTGGTGCGTGGCCTGCGAATCGCTGCTGGAAGACCAGGCCGGAATGCTGGAGACGGTGCTGCCGCGCGTGCGGCACATTCACGCGCGCGTGGGCCACGCGCAGGGGCCGCAGGTGGCGGACTTCCGTGCGCCCGAAGCGGCGCCGGAGCTGGCCGCCCATCTGGCGTGGTGGGACCGTATCGTGAGCCTGCGCCGCGCGGCGGGTGCGGATACGATGACGATCACGCCCGAATTCGGCCCTGCGCCCTATACCTTCACCCAGCCTTATACCCGCCAGCCGGTCAGCAACGCCTGGGAACTGAATGTAGCCATGCTCGGCCTGCTGCGCGAGCGCTACGTGGCGGCCAGTTCATCTTCCTGA